Within the Amaranthus tricolor cultivar Red isolate AtriRed21 chromosome 15, ASM2621246v1, whole genome shotgun sequence genome, the region AAAAGAAACATGTACTACTACTAGAATTTATAAAACGACGTGATGTCGTGGGCATCAACTAGCTAACCTTTACGAGAACAAATTAGGCAATAAGAAGTCAGATGTCAGATGTCAGATTGTCAGATTATCATCAGATGGGGACAAAGGTCAAAAAAGGAAAACAATCAATCAATGAAAATTTTCTAACTCAAAAATTATCGAGGCCCACTAAGAGTCGTTATCAtgtaaaaattttgaaaaaaaaaaaatttatcaaggacaTCAATTTCACTCATCCTCAATATCAATTTTCAGCTCTTAAAATTCACTCGTCTTTTAATCTTGCTTTGAGCTTTAAAACAACAACTTTTAAATCGTGGCCAtggacaattttttttttttttttttaattaggtaccacattaattttattattaaggcATAGGAATACTAAAAGTAATAGGATGAATAGGAATTAGGAAATGAGTACTACTAGTCTCCTACTACactacataataataataataataataataataataataataataaattataacaagaaaccaagtttaagatTCCCTACAACATTGATTAGGCTACAAATCAACGAAAGTACTATAGATCTACTACGATACTCACGAggccatataaagacattgAACttaatctaaccctaaagataATACTCCTAAATCAATTAGACAATTTTGGTTTTATAAATCATGGAGTATGAAATACAGTGCAGCTGCCTCTCTTCATGTCAACAGGGTCGTTCCTGATCATAGGCAAGGTATGCATTTATCTAGGACTCAGAATTAGAAAAGGTCCTAATATCCGAATATTTTAGTTAATGAAGTTGTACTTTGAAATTTCCAATTTATGAAtagtgtttttattaattaagaaGTATATGACATGTCTAgatttataatgataattataatatatattggttgtctctattatttttttaaacacccATTAAGGTTCAGAGTTGACCCTTCAAAGgacctattttttttcaatttgcctAGGGCTCATGAAATGCCAAGAACGACACTACATGCCAATTGCCATTCCCTACTTTTAATTgtatatttgtaatttgtaattatatTGTGGGCACTGGGCAGGGTACTCATTGAGATCCAAGCCTTTTTTTAAAGATGTGAAactaataaaacaaacaaattaataCAGGAACAAATATAACTGAAACAGGACATCAACTacaacaacaaattaattaaattaatactaatattaatattaatattaatatcaatattaattttaataggtAAGAGTGGACTAAGTATTAAACCTTGTTGTTCCACCCCATGAGGCTTGATTTGTTCACATGTTATTATACTTCAATCACTTCGCCTGCCCTACATAAACCAACATTTATGAGCATGGTTCCGTTTGTCCTCGACTTCAATATTCTGCAGCAATTCCTCCTTGGTGACTGTTTTTATAAAACCAAACAAATTAAAGAATTTATCAAACTCGATAGTATAACTACAAATCGATTTAAATTAATCATTCCATCATGATACCACCtgtttttttaatcaataataTTTACTGCATTAGCCCAGCAGAATCCAACTTCATTGGGATTTTAAGGCGCTGTAAGGCTTGTACCTGAGTGGCATTAGGAAAGATGGGCTCAACCACGTCCAAGTGATGCAGAGTGACAAATGGAGTTACAGGGTGTGCTGCTAGCAGTCCAAACAAGTTGCCATACACATCGTACTGGTTTTACCAAAGCCATCAAGAAAAGTTTGCTATTAGGAAGGAACTGATAAAGACGTTATAACAATATAGATTATCAGGCAATCAACCTATTGGATCCACACAAGCATTGCTTTTTTCGAAACAGATAGAAACAAAAGGCTTGCTCGCTACAAGCAAACTGTTGAGTGCACCAATTTAACCAAAGTAAGACTTAGAATATCCAACCAAGTAACAGGCTAGTAAACAAGTTGCACAATGTGCAATAAAGGTTGTTCATTGttgaatatataataattaacaaatatgAAGAACTTAAGAAACGTAACATGCATTTCTCCTCATCTCAATTAAAGAAATCAAAAAGAGTCCTAAAATAAAAGCATATTTGTTCCCTAGGTAAAGGGTCAATGTAGGCTGACCAACCTTTTTAATTCATGAAAGGATGGGGGTTACTGGTAGCAGTACACTTATTTTCCATTTACAGCTTGCTTATTACTCCTACTTCCTTCTACTATATTAGAATTATGTATTCACTCACCAAAATACAATTACTTCTCATTTTACACCGACACTAACCAACAGAAATTATGTATTCACTCAccaaaatacaattaaaaaaaccTCGAAACTCACAACCACACAATCCTTCAGTTTTGCCTTTCACCAGGAAAATCAGTGAGCAGTGCTTAACACGCCCAGAAACAACCATAAAAGTAAGCCACGTTTGACGTCATTTTACTTTCATGGGTCCCACAATTCACAATCTTctaccaatttttatttttatttttatttttaaattaagcaAATAGAGTAATCCATTTAGATTTTGCACTTTTCCTACTCTTTCTCCTGTAATCAATAGCTTAATTAAACCCTCAAATCTCAATCATTTTAATCACATTTACTCTCCAACCATTTCCCAAACATTTCACTCACTCTCCAAACAACTTTGCACAAAATGTAACCAAATTGATAAAACCATGAACAGATTGATCGAGCTCATCAATATCTAGACTTAAGTATCTTGAATTGGGAACCGTTTTGGAGATGCACAGAAATAGAAGAAAAAGATACCTGATGAAAACCGAGTTCTTTAGTGAGTGGAACACCGAGTTCAGCCATGCAAGCTTGCATTCGATCATCACTACCATAAAGAACAGGATACCTTTGAATACACCTATCTTGCATTTTCTCTAAAGCAACAGCTAAAGGATAGCTTATTGCAAACCCACCACCACCATAAGCCATTGCATATGAGAAATAAATATTCTGCAAATGACTCTCAGAATTACTCCCTATATAATAATACTCTCTATGATCATACTTATTTAATACTCTCACCAAATTCTCTGTCACAAAAACGGTGTCGTCGTCCCCTAAAACGAACCACCTTACGTTTTTCAATCCTAACCTTAATGTCTCCGATATTATCCTCGATATTCTAATCGCTGACCGATGACCTTGCTTGTTCGTGTACCTAAACTTTGAGGTGTCCTCCGAGATTCTTACCTCTGGGAGAGAATCTTCTTCGTCATCATCGCCTTTGCTTACATCACCGTCTAACCATACGATGCCTCTCATCTCTGATTTTTTATACCAAATCTTAATGTAATTCTTTCTTCCTTCCCACAATGAAGCTGACCCGCCAATGCCGAATACTATATGGGATAAAGTAGTGGGTCCGGGTTCGGGTTCGGGTATACGTTTCAGTTCAGattcgggttcgggttttgtgAGTGCAATTCCATTGTTGTTTTGTATTGGAGAAGAGAGAAAGATGTGGGAATCAGAAGAGTATTCGCATTTGTAAGGATGAGAGATGAATTTTAAGGTATAAACAAGGTAAGTGACGAAAACAGAGAGAATAAGCCAAAGCATAAGTTTAGGAAAAAGACCTTTAATAGCAACGCCATTGACAGAAGTCGGTGGTCTCATCTGATCCCAAATCAGCTTCTCCGGATCTTTGTGAGAAGCTTTCATACCGACCCCGACCCCGACCCCGACCCgtgaatattattattactagaaAGACTGAATCTTTTATCAATTAGTGTTGTATTAATGTTCGGTTGTAAAAACAACCCAGATCTAGTTGATTGATCAGTAATGTGGTGATTAAATTatagaagaaagaaaaaaaaaaggaggggaGGGGAGGGGTGCTGGTTAAAGATGGTGATGGCGAAGAGATGAAGGAGAAGAAGTATTAATGGAAAAGATAAAAGGGAAACCAAAACAGTGCATTGTGATTCTAGAAAGGTTGCAGATTAAAGTTGCACACTCAAGCTAAGACGCCAAATTAGATTAcaataataaatagaaaatgGTTAAATAAGAGAGAAGAAGAAGTAATTGATTGTGTGTTGTTGTGTAGTGTTGAGTTCCTTTTCCCACTCTTAGATTTCCTATTTATATAACTCCTGTCCTCTAATCAAAATAAGATACCGAGGAGGGGCGGACCTATTCAGAGCACCCCGGCACGTGTCCCCGgggaattttaaaaaaataaattaaaaaaaaaaatctgaattcAAGAGATGAAACGCGCCTTCCTCATTGTTTCAGAGAATCAAAACTCTcactcttcttccttctttcactaacggtccgtttggtacaaggtattagagggcggtaatagtaataaaattaagtaataaaaaatttggttgtttggatgccttcaatgttaatggatggtaataaaataaggtaatgaaattaccaaaaaggaccatttttattaccatcaaacaacctggtattaggttGTAATGATAATGAAgcattactgtggtaataaaataagataatgaaattaccaaaaagggctaTTTTTATcgccatcaaacaacctggtattaagTTGTAATGATAATGAAATATTACtaaggtaataaaataaggtaatgttgtttcgagctgaagaaaaaaataatgaagaaaaaaaaggtaatgtatgtaattatccaaaaaaatatttattattaaaaaaagaatcattagataaaataatttagatacaataatgtttttagatacaaatatataataatgaaactaagagtcattaccattttttattactaacaaccaaatgcaatcaatggaatattatcttccattaccattttttagtcatgcacaccaaacaaaagaatcttcattaccaattctcatatccattccttcattattattgcattacaacattttattcccattacttcattaccatcaactaaACAGGCcgtttaaaagataaaaatctAAATAACCAAAAGAAACTACCACCGGCTGTCGCCTGCAACTCTTGGCCTGCCGCCTTCTGCCTGTCGCCGCCTGGTCCACCCTATTGCCTTCCCGGTGGCTGTGTCAGATTCGCTCAGACGCATAGTAGTTGGCTGccttattttgtttcctttacaaaaaaccctcaaaattagaatattgatttttaaagtattttcacacccaatcttaatcttaatcttaatctctATGTTCTAATCTtgaatcttaattttaatcttaaattcttaatcttgatGTTCTAAGTTTTAAccttaatcttaatcttgattcttgaattttgttagaatattatttcttggcttttttttttgtttatgatctttaaataattgaatatttgttaatgtaAATGTGttttttaatgtgtttgttTATCTGgaatatttcttgatttttttgtttatcttctttgaataattgaatattgGTTATTTCTATTCTAATAGattcagaaaaataaaaaatgacttttttatgtataaagtttttttttaagttagtctttgatcattgttttttcatttgggTGATTTAATTATTTGCTTAATCTAATCaatgttttcttattttgttttatttatttcgcTTCTTGTTTTTGCTGGGTTTTTTGGATGTTTAATATGGGTTGATTTGTTCTTTGCTCTATTTCTTGCATTTTTggaaatttcattgattttttttatcttcataattgttaatgtgtttattaatgttttttggCTTTGTCTTGGGACTATAGCAGTTTTACATGTCATTTTTcagaaataaaatatattttcgttgttaatttacaaataaaattttgcCAAAATTTCGTCTACTTGTCGGTGTCCATGGGAATTTGAACCCTGCATCCGTCGGTGTCTTGAGGTACAATATAGAAGGGT harbors:
- the LOC130801625 gene encoding uncharacterized protein LOC130801625 — its product is MKASHKDPEKLIWDQMRPPTSVNGVAIKGLFPKLMLWLILSVFVTYLVYTLKFISHPYKCEYSSDSHIFLSSPIQNNNGIALTKPEPESELKRIPEPEPGPTTLSHIVFGIGGSASLWEGRKNYIKIWYKKSEMRGIVWLDGDVSKGDDDEEDSLPEVRISEDTSKFRYTNKQGHRSAIRISRIISETLRLGLKNVRWFVLGDDDTVFVTENLVRVLNKYDHREYYYIGSNSESHLQNIYFSYAMAYGGGGFAISYPLAVALEKMQDRCIQRYPVLYGSDDRMQACMAELGVPLTKELGFHQYDVYGNLFGLLAAHPVTPFVTLHHLDVVEPIFPNATQVQALQRLKIPMKLDSAGLMQ